One Orcinus orca chromosome 7, mOrcOrc1.1, whole genome shotgun sequence genomic window carries:
- the LOC101271143 gene encoding LOW QUALITY PROTEIN: olfactory receptor 6B2 (The sequence of the model RefSeq protein was modified relative to this genomic sequence to represent the inferred CDS: inserted 3 bases in 3 codons), with translation MLVGFLTAPAASLFVLVENLAVILTIWGSSSLHRPMHYFPGILSSLEIWYVSDTIPKMLDGFLMQRGCTSFVGCMTQLYVFSFLVCTGRVLLASMACDGYQAIMTMGLCVQLVAFAFVSGFTIPVIKVSSTSSTMFCGSNVLKHXLCDISPILKXACTDFSTTELVGFVLTFSILVFPLVATMLSYGHITPAVPRVPSAXGRRRAFSTRASYTVTTFYMALIFMYVWPQAMDSRSSNKLISAVYTVLTPVINPLIYCLRNKEFKDALKKALDLGQLSQ, from the exons ATGCTGGTGGGCTTCCTCACGGCCCCGGCTGCCTCCCTCTTCGTGCTGGTGGAGAACCTGGCCGTCATCCTCACCATCTGGGGCAGCTCCTCCCTCCACAGGCCCATGCACTACTTTCCGGGCATCCTGTCGTCCCTGGAGATCTGGTACGTGTCTGACACCATCCCTAAGATGCTGGACGGCTTCCTCATGCAGCGGGGATGCACCTCCTTCGTTGGCTGCATGACTCAGCTCTACGTCTTCAGCTTCCTGGTGTGCACCGGGCGTGTGCTCCTGGCCTCCATGGCCTGCGATGGCTACCAAGCCATCATGACCATGGGGCTGTGCGTCCAGCTGGTGGCCTTCGCCTTCGTGAGTGGCTTCACCATCCCTGTGATCAAGGTCTCCTCTACCTCCAGCACCATGTTCTGTGGCTCCAATGTCCTGAAGC ATCTCTGTGACATCTCCCCCATCCTCA CTGCCTGCACGGACTTCTCGACCACCGAGCTGGTCGGCTTCGTCCTGACCTTCAGCATCCTGGTGTTCCCGCTCGTGGCCACCATGCTTTCCTATGGACACATCACCCCGGCCGTCCCCCGCGTCCCCTCAG ACGGCCGTCGGCGAGCCTTCTCCACCCGCGCCTCCTACACGGTCACCACCTTCTACATGGCCTTGATATTCATGTACGTCTGGCCCCAGGCCATGGATTCCCGGAGCTCCAACAAGCTCATCTCTGCTGTTTACACTGTCCTCACCCCAGTCATCAACCCCTTGATCTACTGTCTGAGGAACAAAGAATTCAAGGATGCTCTGAAAAAGGCTCTGGACTTAGGTCAACTTTCACAGTAG
- the COPS9 gene encoding COP9 signalosome complex subunit 9, with protein sequence MKPAVDEMFPEGAGPYVDLDEAGGSTGLLMDLAANEKAVHADFFNDFEDLFDDDDIQ encoded by the exons ATGAAGCCGGCGGTGGACGAGATGTTTCCCGAGGGTGCGGGGCCCTACGTGGATCTGGACGAG gCAGGAGGCAGCACCGGGCTCCTGATGGACTTGGCGGCCAATGAAAAGGCAGTTCACGCAGACTTTTTTAATG ATTTTGAAGATCTCTTTGATGACGATGATATCCAGTGA